A window of Hevea brasiliensis isolate MT/VB/25A 57/8 chromosome 14, ASM3005281v1, whole genome shotgun sequence contains these coding sequences:
- the LOC110651864 gene encoding PP2A regulatory subunit TAP46: MGERKIEDLPLPHLFEQARKIHLTATESAADQEMVKKGCEALERCEEMINKLGLFSANETKDDIATTDLKYILVPYYLAELTEKISQDDRIQILKASQAKLKEFLSFCETMELVPEEELRASSQGGPNSFAERRAQKIARFNRQRAAQAKLLEVKERKERRGRSTRATALSTPVEAGEEDLSDDDGEEEREAWLTTISLSICKAFDLLEMLKKEEEMLSAVKERQLKEGDKEFSQAILDERTKKAEGWHRDAATRAQYTKPAAPITCATFAQDVLEGRANVSQAHDHKHQPMIFGPASLIGGNLTSERDRMAAQVFQPSHRLPTMSIEEAGLREMEIMNKWQERNAKLMAEANSAWYKDNQKVQSGEEDDEDDDAAVQKARAWDDWKDDNPRGAGNKKLTPCG; encoded by the exons ATGGGTGAAAGGAAAATAGAGGACTTGCCTCTCCCACATCTGTTCGAGCAAGCTCGGAAGATCCATTTAACCGCTACAGAGTCCGCTGCTGATCAG GAGATGGTGAAGAAGGGATGTGAGGCACTGGAGAGATGTGAGGAAATGATAAATAAACTTGGGTTATTCTCAGCTAATGAGACCAAGGATGATATCGCCACCACCGATCTTAAATATATTTTG GTTCCATATTATCTTGCTGAGCTAACTGAAAAAATATCACAGGATGATAGGATACAAATTCTTAAGGCTTCCCAGGCAAAGTTAAAG GAATTCCTTTCTTTTTGTGAGACAATGGAACTTGTACCAGAGGAGGAATTACGTGCATCTTCTCAAGGAGGTCCAAATTCTTTTGCAGAAAGAAGAGCCCAAAAG ATTGCACGGTTCAATCGTCAAAGAGCTGCTCAAGCAAAGCTGCTGGAAGTAAAGGAGCGGAAAGAGCGACGTGGTCGTTCAACTAGAGCTACTGCCCTATCAACTCCAGTTGAGGCTGGTGAAGAGGATTTATCGGATGATGATGGAGAAGAAGAACGGGAG GCTTGGCTTACTACCATTTCTTTGTCCATCTGTAAG GCATTCGACCTACTCGAAAtgttaaagaaagaagaagaaatgcttTCTGCTGTAAAGGAAAGGCAACTTAAG GAAGGGGACAAGGAATTTTCTCAAGCTATTCTTGATGAGCGAACAAAAAAAGCAGAAGGGTGGCATCGTGATGCCGCTACTCGAGCACAATATACCAAGCCAGCAGCACCTATCACCTGTGCTACTTTTGCTCAAGATGTTTTAGAAGGGAGAGCAAATGTTTCACAGGCACATGATCACAAGCACCAGCCGATGATATTTGGACCAGCGAGTCTTATAGGTGGAAATTTAACAAGTGAAAGGGATAGGATGGCAGCACAAGTCTTCCAACCTAGCCACAG GTTGCCAACCATGAGTATAGAAGAAGCTGGGTTAAGGGAGATGGAGATTATGAATAAATGGCAAGAGAGAAATGCTAAACTCATGGCAGAAGCAAACTCTGCATGGTACAAGGACAATCAGAAGGTACAATCaggtgaagaagatgatgaagatgATGATGCTGCTGTGCAGAAGGCAAGGGCATGGGATGACTGGAAAGATGATAATCCTCGGGGTGCTGGTAATAAGAAGCTCACGCCATGTGGTTAA